A part of Larkinella insperata genomic DNA contains:
- a CDS encoding MerC domain-containing protein, producing MRLEELNRKADYIGISGSILCIVHCLITPILLVSSSFLANDAVRVGFLSLDYVFIGVNVLAVYFATRHFTTPAVKIGLWFFLSVFAVAILLEEVSETFEYVGYAASLSLVLTHLTNIRLHRLRHTH from the coding sequence ATGAGATTAGAAGAGCTAAACCGTAAGGCCGATTACATTGGAATTAGCGGGTCAATTTTGTGCATCGTTCACTGCCTGATTACTCCGATTCTGCTGGTTTCATCGTCGTTTCTGGCCAATGATGCGGTGCGGGTGGGCTTCCTGAGCCTTGATTATGTGTTTATTGGCGTTAACGTGCTGGCCGTCTACTTTGCCACGCGGCATTTCACCACGCCCGCCGTCAAAATCGGTTTGTGGTTTTTCTTGAGCGTCTTTGCCGTCGCCATCCTGCTCGAAGAGGTAAGCGAAACCTTTGAATACGTCGGTTATGCGGCCTCGCTGAGCCTGGTCCTGACCCACCTGACGAACATCCGGCTGCACCGGCTGCGTCACACCCACTAA
- a CDS encoding MbnP family protein: MRNYLSLSIMSLFLFLTVLVACQKEPVEPNYGTVQLKFDNVVGSQELNLDNTTYTNGSGEPFVVTRLDYFVSNIKLKKADGSEYVVPQDSSYFLVSERSAASQTVSLRNIPAGDYTGITFVVGVDSLRNTMGIDKRTGALDPAGTASGMYWDWNSGYIFLKLEGTSTATQADATGKQNFTYHIGLFGGYQSRTINNLKTIQLPFEATPARVTADRTTGIQLKADVMKIFNGVKPLSIAKTPMIMVSALSADVAANYATMFSISNVQAD; this comes from the coding sequence ATGAGAAATTATCTCTCCCTTTCCATCATGAGTTTATTCCTCTTTTTAACGGTTCTGGTGGCTTGCCAGAAAGAACCGGTAGAGCCGAACTACGGGACTGTGCAACTGAAATTTGATAACGTTGTTGGGTCGCAGGAGTTAAACTTGGATAATACAACGTACACCAACGGTAGCGGAGAACCGTTTGTCGTCACCCGGCTGGATTATTTTGTCAGTAACATCAAACTGAAAAAAGCGGACGGTTCGGAATACGTAGTACCCCAGGACAGCAGTTATTTTCTGGTGTCGGAGCGCAGTGCAGCATCGCAAACCGTTTCACTTCGGAACATTCCGGCGGGCGATTACACGGGCATTACTTTTGTGGTGGGGGTGGATAGCCTGCGAAACACGATGGGGATCGATAAACGGACCGGGGCGCTGGACCCGGCCGGTACGGCTTCGGGGATGTACTGGGACTGGAACTCGGGTTACATCTTTCTGAAACTGGAAGGAACATCAACGGCAACCCAGGCCGACGCCACGGGTAAACAGAATTTTACGTACCACATCGGTCTGTTTGGCGGCTACCAGTCAAGGACCATCAATAATTTAAAAACCATTCAGTTGCCGTTTGAAGCTACGCCAGCCCGGGTTACGGCGGATAGAACGACGGGAATACAGCTGAAAGCCGACGTGATGAAAATATTCAACGGGGTTAAACCACTAAGCATTGCTAAAACGCCGATGATCATGGTGTCGGCGCTGTCGGCGGATGTAGCCGCCAATTACGCGACAATGTTTAGCATCAGTAACGTTCAGGCAGATTGA
- a CDS encoding TapB family protein: protein MKALLFFFALGLTTLSATAQDCMGMKFKPGTSYEMLTFNSKDKPIGKMVYTIKDVKKSGGSTLISVSMQTFDEKGKAAPEIGVNYTCTGKELIADLSGMFMGTYETMKDMEVRTKHNQLAYPGQYSTGSKLPDGEMQAEVYNKGTKMMDMDMKVVNRTVESKENLTTPAGTFSVYKINSNMEMNNRAMGIPVRSTLRSVSYRASDVLFDIRTENYNKNGKLQSYTVLNKLSGQ, encoded by the coding sequence ATGAAAGCACTGCTTTTCTTTTTTGCCCTTGGCCTGACAACGCTGAGCGCAACGGCTCAGGATTGTATGGGCATGAAGTTTAAACCCGGCACCAGCTACGAGATGCTGACGTTTAACTCCAAGGATAAGCCCATCGGTAAGATGGTCTACACCATTAAGGATGTGAAAAAATCGGGCGGTTCGACCCTGATCAGCGTCAGTATGCAGACGTTTGACGAGAAGGGAAAAGCCGCGCCCGAAATTGGAGTCAATTACACCTGCACGGGAAAGGAACTCATCGCAGACCTGTCGGGAATGTTTATGGGGACTTACGAAACCATGAAGGACATGGAAGTGCGGACTAAGCACAATCAACTGGCATACCCTGGCCAATACAGCACAGGCAGCAAACTGCCCGATGGCGAAATGCAGGCCGAGGTCTATAATAAAGGGACCAAAATGATGGATATGGACATGAAGGTGGTCAATCGAACGGTGGAAAGTAAAGAAAACCTGACCACCCCCGCCGGTACGTTCAGCGTCTATAAGATTAATTCCAACATGGAGATGAACAACCGGGCAATGGGCATTCCCGTTCGTTCGACACTTCGTTCCGTCAGCTACCGGGCCAGTGATGTGCTGTTCGACATCAGAACTGAGAACTACAACAAAAACGGAAAACTGCAGAGCTATACGGTTTTAAACAAATTGAGTGGCCAATGA
- the bshA gene encoding N-acetyl-alpha-D-glucosaminyl L-malate synthase BshA: MKIGIVCYPTFGGSGVVATELGKALAKAGHKIHFITYQQPPRLDFFSENVFYHEVNIPTYPLFQFPPYESALSSAMVNVVRYEKLDLLHVHYAIPHASAAYMAKMILRAQGRNVPFVTTLHGTDITLVGKDASYEPVVTFSINESDGVTAVSEHLRQETLDQFAIRREIEVIPNFIDLDRFKRQKKEHFKMAICPNGEKLIVHTSNFRRVKRIDDVVEVFNKINQQIPSKLLLSGDGPERPRIEKLCRDMGIYNDVRFLGKLDAVEEVLSVADLFLMPSENESFGLAALEALACEVPLITSNAGGLPELNVQGVTGFLSNVGDIDDMVKNALFILNDENLPTFKHNALERAKEFEISRILPLYESYYEKVVQESQALV; encoded by the coding sequence ATGAAAATTGGCATCGTATGTTACCCGACGTTCGGGGGAAGTGGTGTGGTAGCGACCGAATTGGGCAAGGCGCTGGCGAAAGCCGGCCATAAAATTCATTTCATCACCTATCAGCAACCACCCCGTCTGGATTTTTTCAGCGAGAACGTCTTTTACCATGAAGTAAATATACCGACCTATCCACTGTTTCAGTTTCCACCTTACGAGTCGGCGCTTTCCAGCGCGATGGTGAACGTGGTGCGGTACGAAAAACTGGATTTGCTGCACGTACATTACGCTATCCCGCACGCTTCGGCGGCTTATATGGCCAAGATGATTCTGCGGGCGCAGGGGCGCAACGTTCCTTTTGTTACGACCTTGCACGGAACCGATATTACGCTGGTGGGTAAGGATGCCTCCTACGAACCCGTCGTGACGTTTAGCATCAACGAGTCGGACGGCGTAACGGCGGTTTCGGAACACCTGCGGCAGGAAACGCTCGATCAGTTTGCCATCCGGCGGGAGATCGAGGTGATTCCGAATTTTATTGATCTCGACCGGTTTAAACGCCAGAAAAAAGAACACTTCAAAATGGCCATTTGCCCGAACGGCGAAAAGCTGATTGTGCATACGTCTAACTTCCGGCGCGTGAAGCGTATCGATGATGTGGTCGAAGTTTTTAATAAAATCAATCAGCAGATACCCAGTAAATTGTTGCTGTCGGGCGATGGACCGGAACGCCCCCGCATCGAAAAATTATGCCGGGACATGGGGATTTACAACGATGTACGGTTTTTGGGAAAACTCGACGCCGTGGAGGAAGTGCTGTCGGTAGCCGATCTGTTTCTGATGCCCTCCGAAAACGAAAGTTTCGGGCTGGCGGCTCTGGAAGCTCTGGCCTGCGAAGTCCCGCTGATCACCTCCAATGCCGGGGGGTTACCCGAACTGAACGTACAGGGGGTAACGGGTTTTCTCAGTAATGTGGGCGACATTGACGACATGGTGAAGAACGCCTTGTTCATTCTGAACGACGAGAACCTGCCGACCTTTAAACACAACGCACTGGAGCGGGCGAAAGAGTTTGAGATTTCGCGTATTTTGCCGCTTTATGAATCTTACTACGAGAAGGTGGTTCAGGAAAGCCAGGCGCTGGTTTAA
- a CDS encoding sialidase family protein produces the protein MKHIILVAAALLLGFAEKPAREVLLSSPQFVGATPRLTTDQRNNPVLSWTEKEGEKTYFYFSVSEDGGRTFGSKIRVRTPTVFSSHAEGMPKVAFKKDGTVLAVFEVSKPTADAPRASDLLYVTSTDGGQTWADPKTVHRDVTPGKGHSFSNVSRLPNGEIGIAWLDEKASGKEGRTVKFAQTGAGGGFGKEILVDDNACQCCRTNVFVDNQNRIHVVYRDLLDDGARDISHAVSADGGRTFTRPEVVFNDGWKINACPHTGPDVAQVGSDLFVTWFSGGERPGIKLARLGAPQLVTSMVSERTKHPQMTTVNGQLVWVWDESMAIKNAAGESRFIQRIGLRKLVGGKALPVTYITPTEVNASYPVVLATKKGVLVAYEQQKEGQNSVIVSRWVESF, from the coding sequence ATGAAACATATCATTCTCGTTGCCGCGGCTTTGTTACTCGGATTTGCGGAGAAACCCGCCAGAGAAGTACTGCTTTCGAGCCCGCAGTTTGTCGGCGCGACGCCCCGCCTGACCACCGACCAGCGCAACAATCCGGTATTGAGCTGGACGGAAAAAGAAGGAGAAAAAACCTATTTTTATTTTTCCGTATCGGAAGACGGCGGGCGGACGTTTGGTTCGAAAATCCGGGTCCGGACGCCCACGGTTTTTTCGAGCCATGCCGAGGGAATGCCGAAAGTGGCGTTTAAAAAGGACGGGACGGTTCTGGCAGTGTTTGAGGTTTCCAAACCGACCGCTGACGCTCCCCGCGCCAGCGATTTGCTGTATGTAACCTCAACCGATGGCGGACAGACCTGGGCCGACCCCAAAACCGTTCACCGCGACGTGACGCCGGGCAAAGGGCATTCCTTCAGCAACGTGAGCCGGTTACCGAACGGCGAAATCGGAATTGCCTGGCTGGATGAAAAAGCATCGGGTAAGGAAGGCCGGACCGTGAAATTTGCGCAGACCGGAGCGGGAGGAGGTTTCGGAAAAGAAATCCTGGTGGACGACAACGCCTGCCAGTGCTGCCGGACCAACGTGTTTGTGGACAACCAGAACCGGATTCACGTAGTCTACCGTGATTTGCTGGACGACGGCGCCCGTGACATCAGCCACGCGGTTTCGGCCGACGGTGGCCGGACGTTTACCCGGCCGGAGGTGGTGTTCAACGACGGCTGGAAAATCAACGCCTGCCCGCATACCGGTCCTGACGTGGCGCAGGTGGGCAGTGACCTGTTCGTGACCTGGTTTTCGGGTGGTGAAAGGCCGGGTATCAAACTGGCCCGGCTGGGTGCCCCCCAACTGGTGACAAGTATGGTGTCGGAGCGTACCAAACATCCCCAGATGACAACGGTCAACGGTCAACTGGTATGGGTTTGGGACGAGTCGATGGCGATTAAAAATGCGGCCGGCGAAAGCCGGTTTATCCAGCGAATCGGGCTGCGGAAGCTCGTTGGTGGCAAGGCTTTACCCGTGACGTACATCACCCCAACCGAGGTGAACGCATCCTATCCGGTGGTTCTGGCAACAAAAAAGGGGGTATTAGTCGCTTACGAACAGCAGAAAGAGGGGCAAAACAGCGTTATAGTAAGCAGGTGGGTTGAATCATTCTAA
- a CDS encoding LolA family protein encodes MRKVALLWAFILGIALPSVAQKDKKASEILDAMSKKYQSLNSYKAAFSYAGEGGKYKGDLTVKKNAFRLKLAGQEVFTDGKTMSTYIKETNEVNVQDYDGGSSGEFNPTKIYSIYKQGYNYKYIGEQKQGGQPVDVVELTPEKKNTQITKVQIAVNKKDKSVKGWKLTDKSGKITSYTIDSFTPNVTVADNYFVFDKSKYPGVEVVDLR; translated from the coding sequence ATGAGAAAAGTAGCCTTATTATGGGCATTCATTTTAGGAATTGCACTCCCTTCGGTGGCGCAGAAAGATAAAAAAGCGTCGGAGATTCTGGATGCGATGAGCAAGAAATACCAGTCGCTGAACTCCTACAAAGCCGCGTTCAGCTACGCTGGCGAGGGCGGTAAGTACAAAGGCGATCTGACGGTGAAAAAGAATGCTTTCCGGCTCAAACTGGCGGGACAGGAAGTGTTCACCGATGGCAAAACGATGTCGACCTACATCAAGGAAACCAACGAAGTAAACGTGCAGGACTACGACGGCGGCTCGTCCGGCGAATTCAACCCGACAAAGATTTATTCCATCTACAAACAGGGCTATAATTACAAATACATCGGCGAACAGAAACAAGGTGGCCAGCCGGTTGACGTGGTGGAGTTGACGCCGGAGAAGAAAAATACGCAGATTACGAAAGTGCAGATCGCCGTCAATAAGAAAGATAAATCCGTCAAGGGCTGGAAACTGACCGACAAAAGTGGTAAAATAACCAGCTATACAATCGACTCATTTACGCCCAACGTGACCGTAGCCGATAACTATTTTGTTTTCGATAAATCGAAATACCCGGGCGTTGAAGTGGTGGATTTGCGGTAA
- a CDS encoding cytochrome-c peroxidase, with translation MKRWQHVGILASIIFYAVSVACQSDGGKVEPIEPGPGTKPVEFQTTPYNWKKPANFSDPRYNLSKNPLTVEGVALGKTLFYDGLLSKDGSISCAFCHQPTAGFAHNDHALSHGISDKIGTRNVPGIQNVAWQEAFFWDGGIVDLDLLPISPIQNPVEMGDSLANVLQKVRSSGQYPPMFKAAFGSEEVTTERFMKALSQFMLTMVSANSKYDKYARKEAGVSLTQQETRGLALFQEHCAGCHSGELFTDQRYRNNGLRMQLANSKDYDLGRYQITLDLNDYNKFRVPSLRNIERTSPYMHDGRFLTLEQVLEHYINDVQDTPQLDPLLKKNGKPGIPLTPNEKSDLIAFLRTLTDYEFLENRNFQPN, from the coding sequence ATGAAGCGTTGGCAACACGTCGGAATCCTGGCTTCCATCATTTTTTACGCCGTTTCGGTCGCCTGTCAGAGCGACGGCGGAAAAGTGGAGCCGATTGAACCGGGTCCGGGCACCAAGCCGGTTGAGTTTCAGACCACGCCATACAACTGGAAGAAACCGGCCAACTTTAGCGATCCGCGCTATAACTTAAGCAAAAACCCGCTGACGGTGGAAGGGGTGGCGCTCGGCAAAACGCTGTTTTACGACGGCCTGCTATCAAAAGACGGTAGCATCAGTTGCGCTTTCTGTCACCAGCCGACGGCGGGTTTTGCGCACAATGACCACGCGCTGAGCCACGGTATTAGCGACAAAATCGGGACCCGCAACGTACCCGGTATTCAGAACGTGGCCTGGCAGGAAGCCTTTTTCTGGGACGGCGGTATTGTTGACTTGGACCTGCTGCCGATTTCCCCCATCCAGAACCCGGTCGAAATGGGGGATTCGCTGGCGAATGTGTTGCAGAAAGTCCGGAGCAGCGGCCAGTATCCACCCATGTTCAAAGCGGCTTTCGGATCGGAAGAAGTGACGACGGAGCGGTTTATGAAGGCCCTGTCGCAGTTTATGCTGACGATGGTATCGGCCAATTCCAAATACGATAAGTATGCCCGCAAAGAGGCCGGGGTGAGCCTAACCCAGCAGGAAACGCGCGGGTTAGCGTTGTTTCAGGAACATTGTGCAGGCTGCCATAGCGGGGAGTTGTTTACCGACCAGCGTTACCGCAACAACGGACTGCGGATGCAGCTGGCCAACAGCAAAGACTACGATCTGGGCCGGTATCAGATCACGCTGGACCTAAACGATTACAATAAATTCCGGGTACCAAGCCTGCGAAACATCGAGCGAACCTCACCTTACATGCACGATGGGCGGTTCCTGACGCTGGAGCAGGTGCTGGAGCATTACATCAACGACGTTCAGGATACGCCCCAACTGGACCCGTTGCTGAAGAAAAACGGCAAACCCGGCATCCCGCTGACGCCGAACGAAAAATCCGACCTCATTGCTTTCCTCCGTACCCTGACGGATTACGAATTTCTGGAAAACCGGAATTTTCAGCCGAATTGA
- a CDS encoding geranylgeranylglycerol-phosphate geranylgeranyltransferase has product MNPKVRSKAARTGTPPFYVFVLGFLRLIRVQNLLIIVATQYFARLTLIGPRGDWPSLLLDTKLFLLSLSTVCIAAAGYIINDYFDIKIDIVNKPDRVIIGRYLKRQIAMGAHQALNFLGVVIGFYLSKWIFVVNVLSVTLLWFYSSTFKRQPFIGNFIVAFLTALALIVLAVYYRQQVDLLLIYALFSFVITLVREIIKDMEDVKGDARFGCRTLPIIWGLRPTKQVLYAIIATFIVSLFTIAYFLQNQQLFWMFVILLIPIAWLVYRLVRADTKRDFSYLSSLCKLIMLIGVASMAWV; this is encoded by the coding sequence ATGAACCCAAAAGTTCGGAGCAAAGCAGCCCGTACGGGTACTCCGCCATTTTACGTATTTGTGTTGGGATTCCTGCGGTTGATCCGGGTGCAGAACCTGCTGATTATCGTGGCTACGCAGTATTTTGCCCGCCTGACGCTCATCGGCCCGCGGGGCGACTGGCCCAGCCTGCTGCTGGATACCAAGCTTTTCTTGCTCTCGCTCTCAACGGTTTGCATTGCCGCGGCCGGTTACATCATCAACGATTACTTCGACATCAAAATCGATATTGTCAATAAACCGGACCGGGTTATCATCGGGCGGTATCTGAAGCGCCAGATCGCCATGGGCGCCCACCAGGCCCTCAATTTTCTGGGGGTGGTGATTGGCTTTTACCTCAGCAAGTGGATTTTCGTGGTCAATGTTTTATCGGTAACATTGCTCTGGTTCTACTCGTCCACGTTCAAACGGCAACCGTTCATCGGCAACTTCATCGTGGCGTTTCTGACGGCCCTGGCGCTCATCGTGCTGGCGGTTTACTATCGCCAGCAAGTGGACCTGCTCCTGATCTATGCCCTGTTTTCGTTTGTGATCACGCTGGTTCGGGAAATCATCAAGGATATGGAGGATGTGAAAGGCGACGCCCGGTTTGGCTGCCGAACACTGCCCATCATCTGGGGACTGCGCCCGACCAAGCAAGTGCTGTACGCCATCATTGCCACCTTTATCGTTTCGCTCTTTACCATCGCGTATTTCCTGCAAAACCAGCAGTTATTCTGGATGTTCGTGATCCTGCTCATCCCGATTGCGTGGCTGGTTTACCGGCTGGTCAGAGCCGATACCAAGCGGGACTTTTCCTACCTGAGTTCACTTTGTAAGCTGATTATGCTCATCGGTGTAGCCAGCATGGCCTGGGTGTAA
- a CDS encoding TonB-dependent receptor: MNFLYQILAAVLVVMAPFQLLAQNQSAVQGTIFDARTKEPLAGVSVSSEDRTTGTITDAGGKFLLHPATPSILISAVGYQQQTVEPTEKPLSIALEPTVENLQTIVVTASREAQKRTEAPVAISRLSPTLIDETKPTLLAELINKTPGVVMLNYNNEQHGMGIRQPFGTSAYFLYLEDGLPLRPMGVFNHNALIEMNVFAVSSVEIMKGPASSLYGPEAVGGAINFITQRPTAVPTFRIGIQGDQWHYGRIQYGGGGMLTKKLGVYAGGFVARQRNSWQTRSDYDKVSFNARAEYAFTSRTRLTGTFSYNDYDSQTGGSVDSIAFYNRQYTSTSDFTYRNVKSIRSRLTLDHQWKNGSDSYITAFFRDNSIGQNPSYGIRWTSGSTKATGQINVNAFTSYGLIAQHSQRMPFWNSRLLAGLMVDASPTSYNAYQIELEAQLRPDKKSVERYRLVQERPDLKLADYAADILNSAVYAQLDLNPLPALRLSLGGRFDQMTFHYDNYLDQSSGRKAYRQFTPKVGVTYDLGRDRGLYGNYSRGFSPPGLTSIFTKRVNVQPGEPLFYYNLQPAYFNNYEIGGWASLLNRKIYLDLALYQMEGRNELLNVRQPDNSTDYQSAGKTLHRGIEYSLTYRPTREWFFRFGGTNAIHRFVNFDLSTRASDAVKNVNGFDMPQAPRWVANTELTYKPRWAKGLRVSAEWQRISSWYQNQINTVSYNDRGAFGGRGISVVNLRAGYPFRRFEVFANLLNATNELYATSATRGNNTTDRTTYTPAAPRTLMGGIQYNFSK; the protein is encoded by the coding sequence ATGAACTTTTTGTATCAAATCCTTGCTGCCGTTTTGGTGGTAATGGCTCCCTTTCAGCTGCTTGCCCAAAATCAATCGGCAGTTCAGGGCACCATCTTTGACGCCCGCACCAAAGAACCCCTGGCGGGCGTGAGCGTCTCGTCTGAAGACCGTACCACCGGCACTATAACGGACGCTGGCGGCAAGTTTCTCCTTCACCCGGCCACGCCCAGCATCCTGATTTCAGCCGTTGGCTACCAGCAGCAAACCGTCGAGCCGACCGAAAAACCGCTTTCAATCGCCCTGGAACCCACCGTCGAGAACCTGCAAACCATCGTAGTAACGGCCAGTCGTGAAGCCCAGAAGCGGACCGAAGCCCCGGTTGCCATTTCCCGGCTGTCGCCCACGCTGATCGACGAGACAAAACCCACCCTGCTCGCCGAACTCATCAACAAAACACCGGGTGTGGTGATGCTCAATTACAACAACGAACAACACGGTATGGGCATCCGGCAGCCGTTTGGCACGAGCGCTTATTTTCTATACCTGGAAGACGGTCTGCCGCTTCGGCCAATGGGCGTCTTCAACCACAATGCCCTGATTGAGATGAACGTCTTCGCGGTCAGTTCGGTCGAAATCATGAAAGGTCCGGCTTCGTCGCTTTACGGCCCGGAGGCAGTGGGGGGCGCCATCAACTTCATTACGCAGCGTCCTACCGCGGTACCCACGTTTCGGATTGGTATTCAGGGCGATCAGTGGCATTACGGGCGAATTCAGTACGGCGGGGGCGGTATGCTCACCAAAAAACTGGGGGTTTACGCGGGCGGTTTCGTTGCCCGGCAGCGCAACAGCTGGCAAACCCGGTCCGACTACGATAAGGTATCGTTCAACGCCCGGGCCGAATACGCTTTCACCAGCCGGACACGGCTAACCGGCACGTTTTCGTACAATGACTATGATTCGCAAACCGGTGGCAGCGTCGACAGCATCGCGTTTTATAACCGCCAATACACTTCCACCTCCGATTTTACGTACCGCAACGTAAAGTCCATCCGCTCCCGGTTAACGCTCGATCACCAGTGGAAAAACGGTTCGGACAGCTACATAACGGCTTTTTTCCGGGACAATTCAATCGGACAGAATCCGAGTTACGGCATTCGCTGGACGAGCGGGTCGACTAAAGCAACGGGACAGATAAACGTCAACGCATTTACAAGCTACGGATTGATCGCCCAGCACAGCCAGCGGATGCCGTTCTGGAACAGCCGCCTGCTGGCGGGGCTGATGGTTGATGCTTCGCCTACGTCCTACAACGCCTATCAGATTGAACTGGAAGCGCAGCTGCGGCCCGACAAAAAATCGGTGGAACGGTACAGACTGGTACAGGAACGGCCCGATCTGAAACTGGCCGATTATGCCGCCGACATCCTGAACTCGGCGGTGTATGCTCAGCTGGATTTAAACCCGTTACCGGCCCTGCGGCTTTCACTGGGCGGCCGGTTTGACCAGATGACGTTCCATTACGACAACTACCTCGACCAGAGCAGTGGCCGGAAAGCGTACCGCCAGTTTACCCCGAAAGTGGGCGTGACCTACGATTTGGGCCGCGACCGCGGCTTGTATGGCAACTACAGCCGGGGGTTCTCACCGCCGGGGCTGACGTCAATTTTCACCAAACGCGTCAACGTTCAGCCGGGTGAGCCGCTGTTTTATTACAACCTGCAACCGGCTTATTTCAACAACTACGAGATCGGCGGCTGGGCGTCGCTGCTGAACCGCAAAATCTACCTCGACCTGGCGTTGTACCAGATGGAGGGCCGCAATGAATTGCTCAACGTCCGCCAGCCCGACAACAGCACCGATTACCAGTCGGCGGGAAAAACTCTACACCGCGGCATCGAGTACAGCCTGACTTACCGCCCGACCCGCGAATGGTTTTTCCGATTTGGCGGCACAAACGCCATCCACCGGTTTGTCAATTTCGACCTGAGTACCCGAGCGTCCGACGCCGTCAAGAACGTCAACGGGTTTGACATGCCCCAGGCTCCGCGCTGGGTGGCCAATACCGAACTGACCTATAAGCCCCGGTGGGCGAAAGGCTTGCGGGTGTCGGCGGAGTGGCAGCGAATTAGTTCGTGGTACCAGAACCAGATCAACACGGTTTCATACAACGACCGGGGCGCGTTTGGCGGGCGGGGCATCAGCGTTGTCAACCTGCGGGCGGGGTATCCATTCCGGCGGTTTGAAGTGTTTGCCAACCTGCTGAACGCAACCAACGAACTTTACGCGACTTCCGCCACGCGCGGTAACAACACCACCGACCGGACCACCTATACGCCAGCGGCCCCCCGCACGTTAATGGGCGGTATTCAGTACAATTTCTCAAAATAA